A window of Hippoglossus stenolepis isolate QCI-W04-F060 chromosome 18, HSTE1.2, whole genome shotgun sequence contains these coding sequences:
- the st8sia5 gene encoding alpha-2,8-sialyltransferase 8E isoform X1, with protein MLRRRMGYADPSSGKDILGNRSLCFIFICAFGLVTLLQQILYGKNYVKKLNINKDLKTGCEHKLGPLISLELLSLLAQQFSRLKGDETGNWTGPVNFSDDGPLKPARNGRKRCFRQNIQPDSKISVVVVPCVGGNKKKKKRSHRYLDNYDGPFDYNSTACRELRQEIMDVKVLTIDMVKRKIHGHGYPSSFHKSLCLSARVKTSDLFERWRNLQVCKWEQNKEEASNFKMSLSRCCNAPSFLFTTKRNTPAGTKLRYEVDTSGILPITTEVFKMFPDDMPYSKSQYKKCAVIGNGGIIKNSKCGKEIDSADFVFRCNIPPIIEKYSADVGTKTDLVTINPSIITERFQKLEKWRRPFYEVLQNYENSSVVLPAFYNTRNTDVSFRVKYMLDDFDSQRGVFFFHPQYLLNVQRFWAVQGVRAKRLSSGLMLVTAALEMCEEVHLYGFWAFPMNPSGIFITHHYYDNVKPRPGFHAMPHEIFNFIHMHTRGIIHVHTGQCT; from the exons ACTAAACATCAATAAGGACTTGAAAACAGGATGTGAACATAAACTGGGGCCCCTCATCTCTCTGGAATTACTTTCTTTACT TGCGCAACAGTTTAGCCGACTCAAAGGGGACGAGACAGGAAATTGGACCGGTCCCGTCAATTTCTCGGATGACGGACCGCTGAAGCCGGCCAGAAATGGAAGGAAAAG ATGTTTCCGTCAGAATATTCAGCCAGATTCAAAGATCTCCGTAGTAGTCGTACCCTGCGTAGGCGgtaataagaagaaaaaaaaacgctctCACAG GTATCTGGATAACTATGATGGCCCCTTTGATTACAACTCCACTGCATGCAGGGAGCTCAGGCAGGAGATTATGGATGTCAAAGTCCTGACAAT AGACATGGTTAAACGGAAAATTCATGGCCATGGGTATCCTTCCTCATTCCACaagtctctctgcctgtctgccagGGTGAAAACCTCAGACCTGTTTGAGAGGTGGCGGAACCTGCAGGTGTGTAAGTGGGAGCAGAACAAGGAGGAGGCCAGCAACTTCAA GATGTCTCTGTCTCGCTGCTGTAATGCTCCTTCCTTCCTGTTCACCACCAAGAGGAACACACCTGCAGGCACCAAGCTGAGGTACGAGGTGGACACCAGTGGTATCCTCCCCATCACCACAGAGGTCTTTAAGATGTTCCCAGAT GATATGCCGTATTCCAAATCGCAGTACAAGAAATGTGCTGTCATTGGAAATGGCGGCATCATCAAGAACAGCAAGTGTGGAAAGGAAATCGATTCAGCAGATTTTGTATTTAG gtGCAACATCCCGCCCATTATTGAGAAGTACTCAGCGGATGTTGGCACTAAAACAGATCTGGTGACAATAAATCCGAGCATTATTACTGAGAG ATTTCAGAAGCTGGAGAAATGGCGGCGTCCGTTTTACGAAGTCCTCCAGAACTACGAGAACTCCTCGGTGGTGCTTCCAGCCTTCTACAACACCCGCAACACAGACGTATCTTTCAGGGTCAAATACATGCTGGACGACTTCGACTCGCAGCGAGGCGTGTTTTTCTTCCACCCGCAGTACCTGCTCAACGTGCAGCGCTTCTGGGCGGTGCAGGGCGTCCGGGCCAAGAGGCTCAGCAGCGGCCTGATGCTCGTGACCGCCGCCTTGGAGATGTGCGAGGAGGTTCACCTCTACGGCTTCTGGGCGTTCCCCATGAACCCCTCCGGCATCTTCATCACCCACCATTACTATGACAACGTCAAGCCGCGCCCGGGCTTCCACGCCATGCCTCACGAAATCTTCAACTTCATTCACATGCATACTCGCGGGATCATCCACGTGCACACGGGGCAGTGCACGTGA
- the LOC118126052 gene encoding lipoxygenase homology domain-containing protein 1, which translates to MPSKQKQSTASEETEEVDDEVEETEPKLKERSKGVTRGNSTKGEKSRKKHKSSESSETQEVSEKEQRKEGERVKEKKRKKKANDDSEAGAVIENEAEEDEQNNNDPTSNSKKEKSEKLKEEVTEGVKEEKKKKKKKPSAENPQGEEEMGSKDKKSKDGKKKKKSHNNDDEEPLIEEQEEEEDSKKKKKKKAKKGSADSDEDKKKKGKKSKNKQLDYAVIYQNELLNYHTDSSDGYEDEYYKKKVYEVVTVTGDVKGAGTDANVFVTLFGDFGVTPKVHLASNTEKRSRTAFEKNKTDVFRVKTHNVGPLKKLRIEHDNTGMNASWFLDRVVVTDMNRPHLRFYFACNNWLSREEADNLFVRDLLGSLNPMDVPKLNKYIVSVFTPDMKGSGTDADVFLNIFGEIGDTGERRLDSDKDNFERGSEDKFTIEAPNLGRLRKITIGHNNRGSSAGWFLDKVVIDDMGNKEVYEFPVNRWFALDEGDGKIQRDVLVGSMQPMGIVYNVQVMTGNVRGAGTNSKIHMVMHGSKGSKNSGKMFLEGGAFERGLIDIFNVEICELISPLSRVTIGHDNGAVGAGWYCEKVVIYCPFTGIEQTFACGKWLDEDEGDGLIERELYEMVSLRQKKQKKFPWSLWIWTSDVKGAGTDAQVFLQIYGEKGKSDEIKLENNSDSFEQGQLDKFIVEMPDTGRLLKLRIWHEKRHPFSGWHLAKVTLLKTLTMEKYSFECGRWLDVNEDDNEIVRELSATGALINEPLPLIKYRVTICTGNVSGSGTDASVFLNVIGDLGDTGERLMIMSKNNVNKFEKGNHDEFLIESVILGQVHRVRVGHDGRGGGCGWFLDKVMVREEGQPETMAIVFPCFRWLDRNEDDGQIVRELVPDGDGLRLFNVSYHIAIKTGSVNGASSDSRVFVKLYGEKGDTNKMTLAVSDNDLRNYFETGRTDIFTIETFDIGQINRLLIGHTNEGLRAGWFLDSVQISVQVHGKQYMFPSDRWLCKDEADGKVEVEIYPSEILEIEQLINYEVTVVTGDVRAGGTNANVFCQIYGDEGKTEVLTLKSRSNNFERNTTEIFKIEAHDVGKIYKIRIYHDGKGIGDGWFLETVDIKQLTMAMVQVEVKKEEPKKDKKKDKKKKKKEEEEEVEIVEQLQEVVETFSFPCGRWLARDEEDGEIVVELLTEDNEDLEMNSYDVHVFTGAMWGAGTDSNVYINIYGETGDTGERRLRKSNNLNKFEKNQEDIFDITAVDLGVLKKLRVRHDNSQASAGWFLDRVEIVDNKDDTTYFFPCKRWLATDEDDGQLARELVPVDEAFMKKGDDDEEDSEATLGLEQKAMSTTYTIRIKTGDKKYAGTDANVFMILYGNKDDTGIINLKASKTHKNKFERGMIDEFTVEATDIGQLKKLRIGHDNCGGSAGWFLDWVEIDAPSLGQKLRFPCGRWLDKGEDDGAIIRDLFPNNLQTELYTPFVPYEIKTSTSDVFGAGTDADVFIVLYGRDAVCTQQKCLCVNKRERRMYFERGAEEMFIVELEDVGDVIEKIRIGHDNRGVNPGWHLDRVEIRRLLRKGKGSETVIFPCERWLAKSEDDGETVRELVPSDIITEKLSRDGSLKVTEVEVEEALETHTYKVSVMTGDVYGAGTDADVFLTIYGDLGDTGERKLSKSETNSNKFERGCVDKFTIEAVDLGQVFKIKIRHDNSMMSADWYLDQVEVVDVDTEEVFLFLCERWLSRKREDRRIKRVFYVKGFEGVRESINSKKKNSALTVKSVDSNMNKKNKKKKEEEVELPIIPYHITTSTGLERDASTTSRAYVIIIGANHVQTERLWLDLADGRKGFEAGSLENLESHGLDVGEIKKVELGHDGATPESCWLVDELAVAVPTKGVKYIFACKCWLAKDRGDGLTARVFNVLDAEAISISQKIIYEVTVVTGDVQNAGSDTQIFMCVFGANGSTEEMLLQKNEDRFERGQDDTFNMEIEDIAPLKKMRLRIDGSGSRPDWFVDKVIMRNLTTEEVSVFTYEDWLSRTHGPKRTMICEMGAMVDEEMMVELTTYIIQVKTSDIAGAGTDANVWVIIFGENGDTGTLALKECNKSNKFERKQMDTFRFSEILSMGELSKVRVWHDNAGPAPGWHLEYIDVKDEIMDKTFRFPCDRWLAKNDDDGQIMRELACANNDYLDLNEKTKYEICVTTGDTAEAETKENAWIILEGRKGRSKELVMENSSKKKRFLRGNVDRFEFSSKNLGDIAGICLGHSPKDGKKVKGEFHWHVVAVAVTERELGNKYIFNCKAVIPLSAKRDDFLTFECSKIMESFASKARSLVPVKYEIIVITGDEKGAGTDANVFITVYGSNGDSGCRQLRQKFRNLFERGQTDRFLLEMLDMGELQKVRVEHDNSGLSPGWLLDRVEVTNTANGVTTIFLCGKWLDTKRADGKITRVIYPKY; encoded by the exons ATGCCGTCGAAACAGAAACAATCCACAGCTTCAGAAGAAACTGAAGAAGTCGATGACGAAGTGGAGGAAACAGAGCCAAAGTTAAAGGAGAGGAGCAAAGGAGTGACCCGTGGGAACTCCAcaaaaggagagaagagtcGGAAGAAACACAAGAGCTCAGAGAGCTCTGAGACTCAGGAGGTCtcagagaaagagcagagaaaagagggtGAACGagtaaaggagaaaaagaggaaaaagaaagcaaatgatGACTCTGAGGCTGGTGCTGTGATTGAAAATGAAGCTGAAGAGGATGAGCAGAACAATAATGACCCCACAAGCAATTCCAAAAAGGAGAAATCAGAGAAGctcaaagaggaagtgactgaGGGGGtcaaggaggaaaagaagaaaaagaaaaagaaaccctCTGCTGAAAATccacagggagaggaggagatgggctCCAAGGATAAAAAGTCCAAAGACggcaagaagaaaaagaaatctcaCAACAATGATGACGAGGAGCCCTTGATtgaggagcaggaagaagaggaggactcaaagaagaagaaaaagaagaaggcaAAGAAAGGATCTGCTGACAGCgatgaagataaaaagaaaaagggaaaaaagtcCAAAAATAAACAGCTGGACTATGCAGTGATCTACCAGAACGAGCTGCTGAACTACCACACGGACTCATCTGATGGATACGAGGATGAGTACTACAAAAAGAAAG TGTATGAGGTGGTCACTGTCACTGGTGATGTAAAAGGAGCGGGGACTGACGCTAATGTGTTTGTTACCCTTTTTGGAGACTTTGGCGTCACGCCCAAGGTTCACCTGGCAAGCAA CACAGAAAAGAG AAGCAGAACTGCATTTGAAAAGAACAAGACTGACGTTTTCCGCGTCAAAACACACAACGTGGGGCCACTGAAGAAGCTGAG GATCGAGCACGACAACACAGGGATGAACGCCAGCTGGTTCTTGGACAGGGTGGTGGTGACCGACATGAACCGGCCCCATCTGCGCTTCTATTTCGCCTGCAATAACTGGCTGAGTCGGGAGGAGGCTGACAACCTGTTTGTCAGGGACCTGCTGGGCAGCCTCAACCCGATGGACGTTCCAAAAT TGAATAAATACATAGTGAGTGTGTTCACTCCTGATATGAAGGGAAGTGGAACGGATGCTGATGTCTTCCTGAATATTTTTGGAGAGATCGGTGACACAG gagaGAGACGACTGGACAGTGACAAAGACAACTTTGAACGGGGCTCAGAGGACAAGTTCACGATAGAGGCTCCAAACCTGGGAAGGCTGAGGAAAATCACCATCGGGCACAACAACAGAGGTTCTTCGGCTGGATGGTTTCTAGATAAG GTGGTAATCGATGACATGGGGAATAAAGAAGTGTATGAGTTCCCTGTTAATCGCTGGTTCGCCTTAGATGAAGGTGATGGCAAAATACAGAGAGATGTGTTGGTTGGATCAATGCAACCAATGG GAATCGTGTATAATGTACAAGTGATGACTGGAAATGTGAGGGGTGCAGGCACCAACTCTAAGATCCACATGGTTATGCACGGCTCCAAGGGCTCAAAGAACAGCGGCAAAATGTTCCTGGAGGGCGGAGCCTTCGAGCGCGGCCTCATCGACATTTTCAACGTGGAGATTTGTGAACTTATCAGCCCGCTCAGCAGGGTCACCATTGGGCACGACAACGGGGCTGTTGGCGCCGGGTGGTACTGTGAAAAG GTTGTTATATACTGTCCTTTCACGGGTATTGAGCAGACATTTGCGTGCGGAAAGTGGTTGGACGAGGACGAGGGGGACGGACTGATTGAGAGGGAGCTGTATGAGATGGTCTCTCTCAggcagaagaaacagaaga AGTTCCCGTGGTCCCTTTGGATTTGGACCTCAGATGTGAAGGGGGCAGGGACAGATGCTCAGGTGTTTCTGCAGATCTATGGAGAGAAGGGAAAGTCCGATGAGATCAAACTGGAAAACAACTCGGACAGTTTTGAGCAGGGCCAGCTTGATAAGTTCATC GTCGAAATGCCAGACACAGGACGGCTGCTGAAATTGCGCATCTGGCACGAAAAGAGACATCCATTTTCTGGCTGGCATTTAGCGAAG GTCACTTTGCTTAAGACCCTGACGATGGAGAAATACTCTTTTGAGTGCGGCCGCTGGTTGGACGTCAATGAAGACGACAATGAGATCGTGAGAGAGCTTTCAGCCACAGGAGCTCTCATCAACGAGCCTCTGCCCT TGATTAAATACCGCGTCACCATCTGCACTGGCAACGTCAGCGGCAGCGGCACAGATGCCAGCGTCTTCCTCAATGTTATCGGTGACCTGGGGGACACAGGGGAGCGGCTCATGATTATGAGtaaaaacaatgtcaacaaaTTTGAAAAGGGAAAC CATGACGAGTTCCTCATTGAGTCTGTGATCTTGGGTCAAGTGCACAGGGTGCGTGTGGGGCATGACGGCCGCGGAGGAGGCTGTGGTTGGTTCCTTGATAAAGTCATGGTCAGGGAGGAGGGCCAACCAGAGACTATGGCCATTGTATTCCCTTGTTTCAG GTGGTTGGACCGTAATGAGGATGATGGACAAATTGTCCGTGAGTTAGTTCCAGATGGAGATGGCCTGCGTCTCTTCA ATGTCAGCTACCATATTGCAATCAAGACAGGAAGTGTGAATGGAGCCAGCTCCGACTCCAGGGTGTTTGTGAAGCTTTACGGGGAGAAGGGGGACACTAACAAGATGACACTGGCGGTTTCTGACAATGACCTCAGGAACTACTTTGAGACAGGGCGCACCGACATCTTCACCATTGAAACCTTTGACATTGGACAG ATCAACCGTCTCCTGATCGGTCACACCAACGAGGGCCTGCGGGCCGGATGGTTTCTGGACAGCGTGCAGATCTCAGTGCAGGTTCACGGGAAGCAGTACATGTTCCCAAGCGACCGCTGGCTGTGCAAAgatgaggctgatgggaaagtgGAGGTTGAGATCTATCCCAGCGAGATCCTGGAGATTGAACAAT TGATCAACTATGAAGTAACAGTGGTCACAGGGGACGTGCGTGCAGGTGGCACCAATGCCAATGTTTTCTGTCAGATCTATGGAGATGAGGGAAAAACTGAAGTCCTCACTCTCAAGAGTCGCTCAAACAACTTTGAACGTAACACTACTGAAATCTTTAAG ATTGAGGCTCATGATGTTGGCAAGATCTACAAGATTCGCATCTACCACGATGGGAAGGGTATCGGCGATGGTTGGTTCCTGGAGACAGTGGACATAAAGCAGCTGACGATGGCCATGGTGCAGGTTGAGGTGAAGAAGGAGGAGCccaagaaagacaagaagaaggacaagaaaaagaagaagaaagaagaggaggaggaggtggagatagttgagcagctgcaggaagtaGTGGAGACATTTTCCTTCCCTTGTGGCCGCTGGCTGGCcagggatgaggaggatggagagatcGTGGTTGAGCTGCTGACAGAGGACAATGAAGACCTGGAGA tgaACTCATATGACGTTCACGTGTTCACTGGGGCCATGTGGGGGGCGGGGACCGATTCCAACGTTTACATCAACATCTACGGAGAGACTGGTGACACAGGGGAGCGACGGCTCAGGAAGTCCAACAACCTGAACAAATTCGAGAAAAACCAG GAGGACATTTTTGACATCACAGCGGTCGACCTTGGAGTCCTGAAGAAGCTGAGAGTCCGACACGACAACAGCCAGGCCAGCGCCGGCTGGTTTTTGGATAGAGTGGAGATTGTAGACAACAAAGATGACACCAC GTACTTTTTTCCTTGTAAGCGTTGGCTGGCTACCGATGAGGATGATGGACAGCTCGCCCGGGAGCTCGTTCCTGTGGACGAGGCCTTCATGAAGAAGGgcgatgatgatgaggaagactCTGAAGCCACACTCGGTCTGGAACAGAAAG CCATGTCAACCACATACACAATACGAATAAAAACTGGTGACAAGAAATACGCTGGAACAGACGCCAATGTCTTTATGATCCTGTACGGCAACAAGGACGACACAG GGATAATAAACCTAAAGGCATCAAAGACCCATAAGAATAAGTTTGAACGGGGTATGATTGATGAGTTCACCGTGGAAGCCACGGACATCGGACAGCTGAAGAAGCTGCGTATAGGACACGACAACTGTG GAGGATCAGCAGGTTGGTTCCTTGACTGGGTGGAGATCGACGCCCCGTCTCTGGGACAGAAACTGCGCTTCCCCTGCGGCCGTTGGCTGGATAAAGGGGAGGATGATGGTGCCATTATCAGGGACCTCTTCCCCAATAATCTTCAGACAGAGCTTTACACACCTT ttgtTCCCTATGAGATCAAAACCTCCACGAGTGACGTGTTTGGAGCTGGCACAGATGCAGACGTCTTCATCGTCCTCTACGGGAGAGATGCAGTGTGCACACAGCagaagtgtctgtgtgtcaacaagagggagaggaggatgtactttgagagaggagctgaggaaatgTTTATTGTAGAG CTAGAAGACGTGGGGGACGTAATTGAGAAGATCCGTATCGGTCATGACAACCGTGGGGTTAACCCGGGCTGGCACCTGGACAGGGTGGAGATCAGACGTCTGCTCAGAAAGGGAAAG GGTTCAGAGACTGTCATCTTCCCATGTGAGCGCTGGCTCGCCAAGTCGGAGGATGATGGCGAGACGGTGAGAGAGCTGGTGCCCTCTGACATCATTACTGAGAAGCTTTCGCGAGACGGAAGCCTGAAAGTCACTGAAGTCGAGGTGGAGGAAGCTCTAGAGA CTCACACATACAAAGTGTCAGTGATGACAGGCGACGTGTACGGTGCCGGCACCGACGCCGACGTCTTCCTCACAATTTACGGGGACCTGGGCGACACCGGGGAGAGGAAGCTCAGCAAGTCTGAGACAAACAGCAACAAGTTTGAGCGAGGATGT GTGGATAAGTTTACTATTGAGGCAGTTGACCTTGGACAGGTTTTCAAGATAAAAATCCGCCACGACAACAGCATGATGAGCGCTGACTGGTACTTGGACCAGGTGGAGGTGGTTGACGTGGACACGGAGgaggtcttcctcttcctgtgtgagCGTTGGCTGTCTCGGAAGAGGGAGGACAGACGCATCAAGAGAGTCTTCTACGTCAAG GGTTTTGAAGGAGTAAGAGAGAGCATCAACAGCAAGAAGAAGAACTCTGCTCTGACAGTGAAGAGTGTCGACAGtaacatgaacaaaaagaacaagaagaagaaggaggaggaagttgAGCTCCCCA TCATACCGTACCACATCACCACCTCGACGGGACTGGAGCGGGATGCGAGCACCACCAGCAGGGCTTATGTGATCATTATCGGGGCCAATCACGTCCAGACAGAGAGGTTGTGGCTGGACCTGGCAGATGGGAGGAAGGGCTTTGAGGCCGGCTCTCTGGAGAACCTTGAGTCCCACGGTTTAGACGTGGGCGAGATCAAAAAGGttgag CTCGGCCACGATGGGGCCACTCCGGAGAGCTGCTGGCTGGTTGATGAGCTGGCTGTTGCCGTACCAACCAAAGGggtcaaatatatttttgcttGCAAGTGCTGGCTGGCCAAAGATAGGGGGGATGGGTTGACTGCTAGAGTATTCAACGTGTTGGATGCAGAGGCCATTTCCATCTCCCAGAAG aTTATTTATGAGGTGACGGTGGTGACGGGGGACGTGCAAAACGCAGGGTCAGACACACAgatcttcatgtgtgtgtttggggccAACGGTAGCACAGAGGAGATGCTGCTACAGAAGAACGAGGACAG GTTTGAGCGTGGTCAGGACGACACTTTCAACATGGAGATCGAAGACATTGCCCCACTGAAGAAGATGAGGCTTCGTATCGACGGCTCCGGCAGTCGACCTGACTGGTTCGTGGACAAG GTGATCATGCGTAACCTGACCACAGAGGAGGTGTCTGTGTTCACATATGAGGATTGGCTGTCCAGGACACATGGACCAAAGAGGACGATGATCTGCGAGATGGGCGCTATGGTGGACGAGGAGATGATGGTGGAGCTCACCACCTACATCATCCAGGTCAAGACCAGTGATATTGCAG gagcGGGCACTGATGCTAATGTGTGGGTCATCATTTTTGGAGAGAACGGAGACACGGGGACGCTGGCACTGAAAGAATGCAACAAGTCCAACAAGTTCGAGCGCAAACAGATGGACACGTTCCGCTTCTCAGAAATCCTCAGCATGGGAGAGCTCTCCAAAGTACGGGTGTGGCACGACAACGCAG GTCCTGCTCCAGGATGGCATTTGGAGTACATCGACGTGAAGGATGAGATCATGGACAAAACCTTTCGTTTCCCTTGTGACCGCTGGCTCGCCAAGAACGACGACGATGGACAGATAATGAGAGAACTGGCTTGTGCTAACAACGACTACTTAGACCTCAATGAGAAGACCA AATATGAAATTTGTGTCACGACTGGAGACACAGCTGAGGCTGAAACCAAAGAAAATGCCTGGATCATTCTCGAGGGGAGGAAGGGTCGATCCAAAGAGTTGGTAATGGAGAACTcgtcaaagaagaagaggttcTTGCG GGGAAATGTCGACAGATTTGAGTTTTCGTCCAAGAACCTGGGGGATATCGCAGGAATCTGCCTGGGCCACTCACCCAAGGATGGAAAGAAAGTAAAGGGGGAATTTCACTGGCATGTGGTGGCTGTCGCCGTCACTGAAAGAGAACTGGGAAACAA GTACATCTTCAATTGCAAAGCCGTCATCCCTCTCTCGGCAAAAAGGGATGATTTCTTGACCTTTGAGTGCTCAAAGATAATGGAGAGCTTCGCCAGTAAAGCTCGAAGCCTGGTCCCAGTCAAGTACGAGATCATCGTCATCACAGGTGATGAGAAAGGAGCAGGTACAGATGCCAACGTTTTCATCACTGTCTACGGCTCCAATGGAGATTCAGGCTGCCGGCAGCTGCGGCAGAAGTTTCGCAACCTTTTCGAACGAGGGCAGACGGACCGTTTCCTGTTGGAAATGTTGGACATGGGAGAGCTGCAGAAAGTGCGGGTGGAGCACGACAACTCTGGTTTGAGCCCCGGCTGGCTGCTGGACCGCGTGGAAGTCACCAACACGGCGAACGGTGTCACCACCATCTTCCTCTGTGGGAAGTGGCTGGACACGaagagggctgatgggaaaaTCACTAGGGTGATCTACccgaaatattaa